From Halotia branconii CENA392, the proteins below share one genomic window:
- a CDS encoding DUF928 domain-containing protein has translation MKWMLAIVLVLSSVTYYPAKATAQTKPPATTKQPVQPAKGKTSPQQPTSRPVFVLPKTPERLSPISGRRAGMGSRDNCPAVTTALTALVPLQEEQKISKKTDKPISEIVGGLTTSQRPTFWFYVPYTQDSTASAEFILQDSEENDIYRNAIALPPKPGVIGVSLPSNKSLQVEKTYRWYLKVFCNQQQTASVPIYVEGDIQRVNLDSRMMQQLQTAVAPQQKVVIYAQEGIWFDSLTMLAQLRQKNPHDASVVSDWQSLLKSVNLDNVATAPLVQ, from the coding sequence ATGAAATGGATGTTAGCAATCGTTCTTGTTTTAAGCAGCGTTACTTATTATCCAGCAAAGGCAACAGCTCAAACTAAACCACCAGCAACAACCAAGCAGCCCGTGCAACCAGCCAAAGGTAAAACTTCACCCCAACAACCTACCTCCCGACCAGTTTTTGTTTTGCCAAAAACACCTGAACGCTTAAGTCCAATCTCTGGGCGTAGAGCAGGAATGGGTAGTCGAGATAATTGTCCTGCGGTGACAACTGCACTTACTGCTTTAGTGCCGTTGCAAGAGGAACAAAAGATTAGTAAAAAAACAGACAAACCAATTTCGGAGATTGTAGGAGGACTAACTACTTCACAACGACCAACGTTTTGGTTTTATGTTCCCTACACTCAGGATTCAACAGCTAGTGCTGAATTTATCTTACAAGATAGTGAGGAAAACGATATTTATAGAAATGCGATCGCACTACCTCCAAAGCCAGGTGTCATAGGTGTTTCTCTTCCATCCAATAAATCTTTGCAAGTAGAGAAAACATATCGCTGGTATTTAAAAGTCTTTTGCAATCAACAACAAACGGCAAGTGTTCCTATTTATGTAGAAGGAGACATTCAAAGAGTCAATTTAGATTCTCGGATGATGCAGCAGTTGCAAACAGCAGTCGCTCCGCAACAAAAGGTTGTAATCTATGCACAAGAAGGTATTTGGTTTGATTCTCTGACTATGCTGGCACAACTGCGCCAGAAGAATCCTCATGATGCATCTGTTGTTTCGGATTGGCAAAGTCTATTAAAATCTGTCAATTTAGATAATGTTGCTACGGCTCCTCTGGTGCAATAA
- a CDS encoding S-layer family protein, which yields MSFKTAPNWLQDLGLAIFSAVTLYANISVAQITPDSTLPNNSNVKLEGNTRIIEGGTTRGANLFHSFSEFSVPTNSTALFKNAADIQNIISRVTGKSISNIDGLIKSNGTANVFLMNPNGIIFGKNASLNIGGSFVATTANAIKFDNLGFFSASNPEAPSPLLTVNPNALLFNQIVAAPIQNSSTAPAGSTPGGRDAFGLRVRDGRSLLLVGGNVNMDGGRLNAFGGRVSLGGLASADTVGLNGDGNNLSLSFPNSVERSDVFLSNGAVVNVIADNGGSIAVNARNLEMTRQSLLLAGIESGLGSNNSRAGNITVNATVAINLNNGSLIANQVEPKANGQAGDINISASRLQISGGAQVSARTGGAGNGGSLRVNAQDVQIIGRSANNWFASSLGASAQPNSTGDAGDLTIKTNNLLVRDGAQVASSTFGTGTAGSLSIDAQDVQLIGTSVDGEYPSGLFASAQPNSTGDAGDLTVKTNTLVVRNGAVVNTATFGKGKGGSLSVDAQDVQIIGTNPNDPNQPSVLNASARQNSTGNAGDLTVRTNTLLVRDGAQVGTGTFGAGKGGNLSVDAQDVQIIGTSADGQAFSGLFASAQSNSTGDAGDLMVRTNTLLVREGAQVSAGTFGAGKGGNLSVDAQDVQIIGTSVDGEYPSGLFASSGLNSTGDAGNFTLVRTNTLLVWDGAGVGVESLGTGTAGNMTLSARSIRLNNNASLSATTLSPKVDPNREQATIKINSNDLIISRNSNIITNARGANVIGGNININTDVLAGFQNSDITADSTDFRGGNVRIKTKNIFGIQFRDIPSPNTSDITATGATRELSGNVEITTPDIDPTNGLIELPINLVDASQQISTACTPGSRQSQSSFVSTGRGGLPISPTEPLQDTSTLSAWVRLRPKPVTRAKTTISSQPIAVSNSTKVAAATTIVEATGWILDSNGNVKLVAQVPSVTPHSSWQTPVSCPASR from the coding sequence ATGTCTTTTAAAACTGCGCCAAACTGGTTACAAGATCTAGGACTTGCCATTTTCAGCGCAGTTACCTTATATGCAAATATCTCAGTTGCCCAAATCACCCCAGACAGCACTCTGCCAAATAATTCCAATGTGAAATTAGAGGGCAATACCAGGATTATTGAAGGTGGAACCACACGAGGTGCTAATCTGTTCCACAGCTTTTCCGAATTTTCTGTCCCTACTAACAGCACGGCTTTGTTTAAAAATGCCGCAGATATTCAAAATATTATTAGTCGAGTCACAGGTAAGTCTATCTCTAATATTGATGGTTTAATCAAATCTAACGGCACAGCCAATGTGTTTCTGATGAATCCCAATGGAATTATTTTTGGTAAAAATGCCAGTTTGAATATTGGCGGTTCCTTCGTGGCCACAACAGCGAATGCCATAAAGTTTGACAATCTGGGATTTTTCAGTGCCTCGAATCCAGAAGCACCCTCACCGTTGTTAACAGTAAACCCAAATGCTTTATTATTTAATCAAATTGTGGCTGCACCGATTCAAAATAGTTCGACTGCACCAGCAGGATCTACTCCTGGTGGCAGAGATGCATTTGGTCTACGTGTCCGGGATGGTCGAAGTTTGCTGTTAGTAGGCGGCAATGTGAACATGGATGGTGGAAGATTGAATGCTTTTGGTGGACGAGTCTCCTTAGGTGGGTTAGCTAGTGCCGATACAGTCGGGTTGAATGGAGATGGTAATAATCTAAGTTTGAGTTTTCCCAATAGTGTAGAAAGAAGCGATGTTTTCCTTAGCAATGGTGCTGTTGTAAATGTGATTGCTGACAATGGTGGTAGTATCGCAGTTAATGCCCGGAATTTAGAGATGACAAGACAAAGTCTCCTGCTTGCAGGGATAGAGAGTGGACTGGGTTCTAATAATAGTAGGGCGGGAAACATTACGGTTAATGCCACGGTCGCAATAAATCTTAACAATGGGAGTCTAATTGCTAATCAAGTAGAACCAAAAGCAAATGGACAGGCAGGTGATATCAATATAAGTGCTAGCAGATTACAAATTTCGGGTGGTGCACAGGTAAGTGCTCGTACAGGTGGTGCGGGCAATGGGGGTTCTTTGAGGGTTAATGCCCAAGATGTGCAAATCATTGGTAGAAGCGCTAATAATTGGTTTGCCAGTAGCTTGGGTGCTTCTGCACAGCCAAACTCAACAGGGGATGCGGGTGATTTGACGATCAAAACTAATAATTTGCTAGTACGAGATGGAGCGCAGGTAGCATCTAGTACATTTGGTACGGGTACAGCGGGTTCTTTGAGCATTGATGCCCAAGATGTGCAACTGATTGGTACAAGCGTTGATGGTGAGTATCCCAGTGGCTTGTTTGCTTCTGCACAGCCAAACTCAACAGGGGATGCGGGTGATTTGACGGTTAAAACTAATACCTTAGTAGTGCGAAATGGAGCAGTTGTAAATACTGCTACATTTGGTAAAGGCAAGGGGGGTTCTTTAAGCGTTGATGCCCAAGATGTGCAAATCATTGGTACAAACCCTAACGATCCTAATCAGCCTAGTGTCTTGAATGCTTCTGCACGGCAAAACTCAACAGGAAATGCTGGAGATCTTACAGTCAGAACTAATACCTTGCTAGTGCGAGACGGGGCACAGGTAGGTACTGGCACTTTCGGTGCGGGCAAGGGAGGAAATTTGAGTGTTGATGCCCAAGATGTGCAAATCATTGGTACAAGCGCTGATGGTCAGGCTTTCAGTGGCTTGTTTGCTTCTGCACAGTCAAACTCAACAGGGGATGCGGGCGATCTTATGGTCAGAACTAATACCTTGCTAGTGCGAGAAGGGGCACAGGTAAGTGCTGGCACTTTCGGTGCGGGCAAGGGGGGAAATTTGAGTGTTGATGCCCAAGATGTGCAAATCATTGGTACAAGCGTTGATGGTGAGTATCCCAGTGGCTTGTTTGCTTCTTCAGGGCTAAACTCAACAGGGGATGCGGGTAATTTTACACTAGTAAGAACCAATACCTTGTTAGTGTGGGATGGGGCAGGAGTAGGCGTGGAGAGTCTTGGAACAGGAACCGCAGGCAACATGACATTAAGTGCTCGCTCTATCCGTTTAAACAACAATGCCTCACTCAGCGCCACTACACTCAGCCCTAAAGTTGACCCGAATAGAGAACAGGCGACAATTAAGATTAACTCAAATGATTTGATTATAAGTCGCAATAGCAATATCATAACCAACGCTAGAGGAGCAAATGTTATCGGCGGCAACATTAATATTAATACCGATGTCCTGGCTGGCTTTCAAAATAGCGATATCACTGCCGACTCTACTGATTTTCGTGGCGGGAATGTCAGGATCAAAACTAAAAATATCTTTGGTATTCAGTTTCGAGATATCCCTTCCCCAAACACAAGCGACATCACCGCCACCGGAGCAACTCGCGAGTTGAGCGGTAATGTAGAAATCACTACACCTGATATTGACCCAACTAACGGTTTAATCGAACTCCCAATTAATCTCGTTGATGCGTCCCAACAAATTTCCACCGCCTGCACACCTGGCAGTCGGCAAAGTCAAAGTTCCTTTGTCTCAACAGGACGCGGTGGACTACCAATAAGTCCCACTGAACCATTACAAGATACAAGTACTCTCTCAGCGTGGGTGAGATTAAGACCAAAACCAGTAACAAGAGCTAAAACAACAATTTCGTCACAACCAATAGCAGTCTCAAATAGTACTAAAGTCGCAGCAGCGACGACCATTGTGGAAGCTACTGGTTGGATACTTGATAGTAATGGAAATGTAAAACTCGTGGCACAAGTACCTAGTGTCACCCCTCACAGTTCTTGGCAAACTCCTGTTTCTTGTCCTGCATCTCGCTAA
- a CDS encoding CHAT domain-containing protein, producing the protein MLIKRLLRFAVTNVVLFTLAFSLTIIPSTFAKKPQTNLLNGLHTQNTKPSTTTPQQLVSQGEALYQSGRFTEAVNVLQQAVRIYQLEGDRLAQAAALTNLSLVYQQLGSWKEADATIDNSLNLLGWDEINQKLNVSHPKSELLEILAQTLNIQGELQLGQGQTDASIKTSQQAEQIWKKLGDNAGVTRSQINQAQALRVAGFYRRSLNILNEVSQQLISQPDSVVKITALRSLGNVLQQLGELESSQQILQQSLEIAQRLQLSPEISLTEFSLGNTARVLDNTKDAIAHYENAALTASNPLAKVQAQINQLSLLIENEQIGQAKTIIPKIQSQLATVPTTQAGIYARINFARTISKIGEPRNIAQILADSVQQAKTIGDERSQSYSLGSLAEVYEQNNQWQEAQDLTQQALLIAEKIDVSDIAYRWQWLLGRLLKAQGNTEGAIAAYDTAVATLQSLRTDLVTVNREVQFNFRDSVEPIYRQSVELLLQQKGRGKPDLNKVRQRIEALQLAELDNFFREACLSNQFVVLDKVVDRDHPNTAIFYPIILDNQLEVILKLPNQPLIHKTSVVNHQQVEQAIAQMRDTIVQPEANKKFQAVSQQLYDWLIKPVADELKKSGVSTLVFIPDGSLRNIPMSALYDGALYLVQKYAIAISPGLQLFTPKPLAQSRLNALAGGLSQPPKNEEFAPLPNVKVELKLIQQSGVSTTILLNENFKSTTLRKTINAQPFKVVHLATHGQFSSKAKDTFILAADKRIYVNELDSLLKSREQKRTQPVELLVLSACETAQGDNRAALGLAGVALRAGARSTLASLWQIGDDSTALFISQFYHQLITGKTTAEALREAQLKLLSSSQYIRPLYWAPYVLVGNWL; encoded by the coding sequence ATGCTGATAAAACGACTCCTGAGATTTGCGGTAACAAATGTAGTTCTATTTACCCTTGCTTTTTCCCTAACTATTATCCCCAGTACATTTGCCAAAAAACCCCAGACAAATTTACTAAATGGATTACACACTCAAAATACTAAACCTTCAACTACAACCCCACAGCAACTTGTCTCTCAAGGAGAAGCGCTTTATCAATCTGGACGCTTTACCGAAGCTGTAAATGTTCTCCAACAAGCTGTTCGTATCTATCAACTAGAAGGCGATAGACTTGCACAAGCCGCAGCACTGACTAACCTCTCTCTTGTATACCAGCAACTCGGCTCGTGGAAAGAAGCTGATGCAACTATTGACAATAGCTTAAATTTACTTGGCTGGGATGAGATCAATCAAAAGTTGAATGTCAGTCATCCAAAATCTGAATTGTTAGAAATTCTGGCACAGACTCTCAATATTCAAGGCGAATTGCAACTAGGACAGGGACAAACTGATGCATCTATAAAAACATCACAACAAGCAGAGCAAATCTGGAAGAAGTTAGGTGACAATGCTGGAGTAACGCGCAGCCAAATTAACCAAGCACAAGCTTTACGAGTTGCTGGTTTTTATCGCCGTAGTTTAAATATATTGAATGAAGTATCTCAACAATTAATTTCTCAACCTGACTCAGTTGTCAAAATAACAGCTTTGCGATCGCTCGGCAATGTCTTACAACAATTAGGCGAACTTGAGTCATCCCAGCAAATCTTACAACAAAGCTTAGAAATAGCTCAACGTCTGCAACTGTCTCCAGAAATTAGTTTAACAGAATTTTCCCTCGGTAATACTGCTAGAGTATTAGATAATACAAAAGACGCGATCGCTCATTATGAAAATGCGGCTTTAACTGCATCCAACCCACTCGCCAAAGTTCAAGCTCAAATCAATCAACTCAGCTTGCTGATCGAAAATGAACAAATAGGACAAGCGAAAACAATAATACCTAAAATCCAATCTCAACTTGCAACTGTGCCTACCACTCAAGCTGGTATTTATGCACGGATCAATTTTGCTCGTACCATCAGCAAAATTGGTGAGCCAAGAAACATCGCCCAGATTCTGGCAGACAGCGTTCAACAAGCCAAGACTATAGGTGATGAGCGTTCTCAATCATATTCGCTTGGCAGTTTAGCAGAAGTCTACGAACAAAACAATCAATGGCAAGAGGCACAGGATTTGACGCAGCAAGCATTGTTGATCGCTGAAAAAATCGATGTTTCAGATATAGCTTACCGTTGGCAGTGGCTGTTAGGACGCTTGCTCAAAGCACAGGGGAATACTGAAGGAGCGATCGCTGCTTATGATACCGCAGTCGCAACTCTTCAATCTCTCCGCACCGATTTAGTTACGGTAAACCGAGAGGTACAATTTAATTTTCGTGATAGCGTAGAACCTATTTATCGCCAGTCAGTAGAACTACTTTTACAACAGAAAGGACGAGGAAAACCAGATTTAAATAAAGTCCGCCAGCGAATTGAAGCTTTGCAATTGGCAGAACTAGACAATTTTTTCCGAGAAGCTTGCTTGAGTAACCAATTTGTGGTATTGGACAAAGTGGTAGACCGCGATCATCCTAATACTGCCATTTTTTACCCGATTATCTTAGATAACCAATTAGAAGTTATCCTCAAGCTTCCCAACCAACCTTTGATACATAAAACTTCTGTAGTGAACCATCAGCAAGTAGAGCAGGCGATCGCCCAAATGCGAGATACGATAGTTCAACCTGAAGCCAATAAGAAATTTCAAGCGGTTTCCCAGCAGCTTTATGATTGGTTAATTAAACCAGTTGCAGATGAACTCAAAAAGAGTGGAGTTAGTACTCTAGTTTTTATCCCAGACGGGTCACTACGAAATATTCCGATGTCTGCATTGTATGATGGCGCATTGTATTTAGTCCAGAAATACGCGATCGCCATTAGCCCAGGATTACAACTATTTACCCCCAAACCTCTAGCACAGTCAAGATTAAACGCTCTTGCTGGAGGACTGTCGCAACCACCTAAAAATGAAGAGTTTGCACCACTTCCCAACGTCAAAGTTGAACTGAAATTGATTCAGCAATCAGGGGTATCAACGACAATATTATTGAATGAAAATTTCAAAAGTACAACTTTAAGAAAAACGATTAACGCCCAACCTTTTAAAGTTGTTCACTTGGCAACTCACGGACAATTTAGCTCTAAAGCAAAAGATACTTTTATCCTAGCAGCCGATAAACGTATCTACGTCAATGAATTAGATAGCTTGCTCAAAAGCAGAGAGCAAAAACGAACACAGCCAGTGGAATTACTTGTTTTAAGTGCTTGCGAAACAGCACAAGGAGATAACCGTGCTGCATTAGGATTAGCGGGAGTTGCCCTGCGTGCTGGGGCGCGCAGTACTTTAGCCTCCCTATGGCAGATTGGGGATGATTCCACTGCTTTGTTTATTAGTCAATTCTACCATCAGTTAATAACTGGCAAAACTACAGCAGAAGCTTTACGCGAAGCTCAATTAAAGCTGCTGTCTAGTTCGCAATACATTCGTCCTCTTTATTGGGCACCTTATGTGTTAGTTGGTAATTGGTTGTAG
- a CDS encoding peptidase domain-containing ABC transporter: MKYHSILQHSEEDCGAASLATIAKYYGRTFALNRVREAVGTGTRGTTLLGLRRGAETLGFHARQVQATPELLEKLNEVPMPAIAHWKGYHWVVLYGKKGNKYVISDPAVGILYLTSQELIAGWSDGVMLLLMPDDSRFYEQPEDKIGGFGRFIARVMPYRHLLAQAIAINFAIGLLSLASPIMMQLLTDDVLVRGDTQLLTTVAIGVIAMNLIQSAIGLVQSHLIGHFGQRLQYGLILEYGRKLLRLPLSYFEARRSGEVVSRIADVHTINNLVSQIVLGLPSQFFVALVSLGFMLFYSWQLTLASVAAFAIVTGVNLLFLPALRQKTRSLIVKGTENQGFLVETFRGVQVLKTTQATPQAWQEYQTNFGRLANLDWTTMILELYSGTATSILSKLTSIGILWLGSSLVINQTLSIGQLLAYSGMSGSFLEFLESAVGLIDEFIAAQIVVQRLTEVIDSTPEDENDFKKPWAEIPGNADISCSQINFHHPGRTDLLENFSLTIPGGKVIALIGQSGCGKSSFGKLITGLYQVKSGNIRYGIYNQQDLSLECLRQQVVLVPQEPHFWSRSIVENFHFSYPNIGFEEIVLACQIAGADEFISKLPDKYQTVLGEFGANISGGQRQRLAIARAIVTDPPVLILDESTGALDPISETQVLDRLLNQRQGKTTIMISHRPQVIKRADWIVLLEDGRLKIQGTPEELRHIPGEHLSFIDEIYASNNGNGLKSSLLYRN, encoded by the coding sequence ATGAAATACCACAGTATATTGCAACACAGTGAAGAAGATTGTGGTGCAGCAAGCCTAGCCACGATCGCTAAATACTACGGACGCACCTTTGCCCTCAATCGCGTACGAGAAGCAGTAGGCACGGGAACGCGAGGAACTACACTATTAGGTTTAAGGCGGGGAGCAGAAACCCTGGGATTCCATGCCCGTCAAGTTCAAGCTACCCCGGAACTGCTTGAGAAATTAAATGAAGTCCCAATGCCCGCGATCGCTCACTGGAAAGGCTACCACTGGGTAGTATTATACGGGAAAAAGGGGAACAAATATGTCATCTCTGACCCTGCCGTTGGCATCTTGTACCTCACCTCCCAGGAGTTAATTGCGGGTTGGAGTGATGGTGTGATGCTGCTGCTGATGCCAGACGATAGCCGCTTCTATGAGCAACCAGAAGATAAAATTGGCGGTTTTGGGCGCTTTATTGCCCGCGTTATGCCCTATCGCCATCTTTTGGCTCAGGCGATCGCGATCAACTTTGCGATCGGACTGTTGTCCCTCGCCTCTCCGATCATGATGCAACTCCTCACCGATGACGTGCTAGTGCGGGGAGATACCCAACTGCTAACAACAGTGGCAATTGGCGTGATTGCCATGAACCTAATTCAAAGTGCCATTGGTTTAGTACAATCTCACCTGATCGGTCATTTTGGTCAACGGTTGCAATACGGGCTAATTCTAGAATACGGGCGAAAACTGTTACGCTTACCCCTATCATATTTTGAAGCACGTCGCAGTGGGGAAGTCGTTAGCCGGATTGCTGACGTTCATACCATCAATAATCTAGTCTCTCAAATTGTCCTTGGTTTACCCAGTCAATTTTTTGTGGCTCTGGTTTCCTTGGGTTTCATGCTCTTCTATAGTTGGCAACTGACTTTAGCTTCCGTCGCCGCCTTTGCGATCGTCACAGGAGTCAACCTGCTTTTTCTTCCCGCCTTACGCCAGAAAACCCGCAGCCTCATCGTTAAAGGTACAGAAAATCAAGGCTTTTTAGTCGAAACCTTTCGCGGTGTTCAAGTCCTCAAAACCACCCAAGCGACTCCTCAAGCTTGGCAAGAATATCAGACAAATTTTGGTCGCCTTGCTAACTTAGACTGGACTACGATGATCTTGGAGCTTTACAGCGGCACAGCCACTAGTATTCTTTCCAAATTAACGAGCATTGGCATACTCTGGTTAGGTTCTAGCTTGGTGATTAATCAGACATTATCCATCGGTCAACTGCTGGCGTACAGCGGTATGAGTGGTAGCTTTCTGGAATTTTTAGAATCAGCAGTCGGGCTAATTGATGAATTTATCGCGGCTCAAATTGTCGTTCAACGCTTGACAGAAGTGATAGATTCTACTCCAGAAGATGAAAATGACTTTAAAAAACCTTGGGCAGAAATTCCTGGCAATGCAGATATTAGTTGTTCTCAAATTAACTTTCACCATCCTGGTAGAACTGACTTGTTAGAAAACTTTTCTTTAACTATTCCTGGAGGTAAAGTAATAGCCTTAATCGGTCAATCTGGCTGTGGTAAAAGCTCTTTTGGCAAATTAATTACTGGTTTATATCAAGTTAAATCTGGTAACATTCGTTATGGCATATACAACCAGCAAGATTTATCTTTAGAATGTTTGCGACAGCAAGTTGTATTAGTTCCCCAAGAACCTCATTTTTGGAGTCGTTCGATTGTAGAAAATTTTCACTTCAGTTATCCTAACATTGGTTTTGAGGAGATAGTCCTTGCTTGTCAAATTGCTGGTGCAGATGAATTTATTAGCAAATTACCTGATAAATATCAAACTGTTTTAGGCGAATTTGGTGCAAATATTTCTGGCGGACAAAGGCAGAGATTAGCTATAGCTAGAGCAATTGTGACTGACCCACCTGTATTAATTTTAGACGAATCTACAGGCGCTCTTGACCCAATAAGTGAAACTCAAGTTTTGGATAGATTACTTAATCAGCGTCAAGGTAAAACCACAATTATGATTAGCCACCGTCCTCAAGTTATCAAACGGGCTGATTGGATTGTATTGCTAGAAGATGGGCGCTTAAAAATTCAAGGAACTCCAGAAGAATTACGTCATATTCCTGGAGAGCATTTAAGCTTTATTGATGAGATTTATGCTTCTAATAATGGTAATGGATTAAAATCTTCTTTACTTTATCGGAATTAG
- a CDS encoding beta/gamma crystallin-related protein, translated as MNSKTLTEVSFSAVKELNDEVAATCSGGAVSLWRDAGFQGGRRNFPGSDATLVNNNFNDVTSSILITGNQRWKFYKDANFRGPSITLGPGRYARLPRGFNDSISSLKRLS; from the coding sequence ATGAACAGTAAAACTTTAACAGAAGTGAGTTTCAGCGCAGTGAAAGAACTTAACGATGAGGTTGCTGCTACTTGTAGTGGAGGTGCTGTAAGTCTATGGAGGGATGCTGGCTTTCAGGGAGGGCGTCGGAATTTTCCTGGCAGTGATGCCACCCTAGTTAATAACAATTTCAACGACGTAACCTCGTCTATTCTTATTACAGGGAATCAAAGATGGAAGTTTTATAAAGATGCAAACTTTAGAGGTCCGTCTATAACTTTAGGACCAGGACGATACGCTAGACTTCCTAGAGGATTTAACGATTCAATTAGTTCTCTCAAACGCCTGTCATAG
- a CDS encoding HlyD family secretion protein, which yields MISKSQTNFLPLVQDNEFLPPISRWITFGGLFIVFALALAVPVAAIAKYKVTVKGQAVVRPAGELPIVQAAIEGQVMQIYVKGNQTLRKGDIIAAIDDSRLQTKKNQLQTNIQQARLQLIQTVSQINAIESQIRAESDRTNRTIASAKAELQGRDRNYQDKKITSITELQEASADVKMAQEELYAGQAQLQSALANLHATEAALGAATSKQSRYESVAKQGALSRDQLEEVQLAVKQQQQAVEAQKATYKAQQKTNERLKQAVNGAIAKRDRAQAALNPSNAEVAMATERIAQEKAAGEVNKASLERELQALIKQKIETQKQLERDTSEFKQAEIDLKQTTITATADGIISKINLRNPGQTLRAGEEVVQIVPSHAPLVIKAAVGSEEKGKIKVGQKVQMRVSACPYPDYGTLNGVVKAISPDAISPPKNDADADTNSTPKATAVGAFYEVTIQPEKLALGRATKKCQIQLGMDGRVDIITREETVLQFVLRKAKLMADF from the coding sequence ATGATTAGTAAGTCTCAAACAAATTTTTTACCCTTAGTTCAAGACAACGAGTTTCTCCCACCAATTAGTCGATGGATTACATTTGGCGGACTATTTATTGTGTTTGCCTTAGCGTTAGCTGTTCCTGTGGCTGCGATCGCTAAATATAAAGTTACGGTCAAAGGGCAAGCGGTTGTCCGTCCTGCGGGTGAATTGCCAATTGTGCAGGCGGCGATAGAAGGACAGGTAATGCAGATTTACGTCAAAGGAAATCAAACACTGCGAAAAGGAGATATAATTGCTGCTATTGATGACTCTCGATTGCAAACCAAAAAAAACCAGCTGCAAACCAATATTCAACAAGCTAGGTTACAACTAATTCAAACCGTTTCCCAAATTAATGCAATCGAGAGTCAAATTCGAGCCGAAAGCGATCGCACCAATCGGACTATCGCCTCTGCTAAAGCTGAATTGCAAGGACGCGATCGCAATTATCAAGACAAAAAAATTACCAGTATCACTGAACTTCAAGAAGCATCAGCCGATGTCAAAATGGCTCAAGAAGAATTATATGCAGGGCAAGCACAGTTACAATCAGCATTAGCTAATCTGCACGCAACTGAGGCGGCTTTAGGAGCAGCGACATCAAAGCAGAGCCGATATGAAAGTGTTGCTAAACAAGGGGCATTATCCCGCGACCAACTAGAAGAAGTCCAGCTGGCTGTCAAACAGCAACAACAAGCTGTAGAGGCGCAAAAAGCCACTTATAAAGCCCAACAAAAAACAAATGAACGGCTAAAACAAGCTGTTAATGGGGCTATTGCTAAACGCGATCGCGCTCAAGCAGCTCTCAACCCAAGCAATGCAGAGGTAGCAATGGCGACTGAACGCATTGCTCAAGAAAAAGCTGCTGGGGAAGTGAATAAAGCATCGCTAGAAAGAGAACTTCAAGCACTGATAAAACAGAAAATTGAAACTCAAAAACAATTAGAGCGCGATACTAGTGAATTCAAGCAAGCTGAAATTGACCTGAAGCAAACTACTATTACCGCTACAGCCGACGGGATTATTTCCAAGATAAATTTGAGAAACCCCGGTCAAACTCTCCGGGCTGGGGAGGAAGTTGTGCAAATTGTTCCTAGTCATGCACCTTTAGTTATCAAAGCTGCTGTCGGTTCTGAAGAAAAAGGTAAGATAAAAGTCGGTCAAAAGGTGCAAATGCGAGTTAGTGCTTGTCCTTATCCTGATTACGGTACTCTCAATGGCGTTGTCAAAGCGATTTCCCCGGATGCTATTAGTCCGCCAAAAAATGATGCTGATGCTGATACAAACTCTACCCCCAAAGCAACTGCTGTAGGTGCTTTTTACGAAGTCACAATTCAACCAGAGAAACTTGCTTTAGGTCGCGCTACAAAGAAATGTCAAATTCAATTGGGTATGGATGGCAGAGTTGATATTATTACCCGCGAAGAAACTGTACTGCAATTTGTACTCCGCAAAGCAAAATTAATGGCGGATTTTTGA